The following are encoded in a window of Panicum virgatum strain AP13 chromosome 5N, P.virgatum_v5, whole genome shotgun sequence genomic DNA:
- the LOC120673252 gene encoding translocase of chloroplast 159, chloroplastic-like isoform X3 codes for MATTTDAAAVPPVEEESPAPAAEAAAAAEGEPTKKVEAAAAAEEEKLEGQGEGFGGPEAENGEGKGAGGGEVEEAEEDGKGGSSGAAEADKDDFGGEAVAVPAPAVESKSDTGESVEASPDASEGGEKDGLREQQEEGDAAVEAKAVDKVADYAESAVVEEKLEPEEDKAEEVGSGTGDGGELGDEKEVEFSAESMEVTKPEDKVAPVAEANGELDDKKVASDDVVSLGGEEAPKESTNKGADVEEEAAKPEPASEASPVVVNDGSAEEPAPASANSVVQDSPEKEQNAEDQAAASEAVEDVGAKKLTEVENGAAAPELVPESSNDNNGADETTGATEVADHEEEAGERDIVVAEAVADDEDGVGNEADEDEDGVNSDTSPARVAILESSEAAKQIMKELAEGSSSGSVSGSRDFNDSMDGQIMLDDSEDDEDDDGDEKGFDSAALAALLKAATGGSSDGKISVASQDGSRIFTMDRPAGLGSSATSLRPTAPRQPARSNPYSPSELAVTADPTEEMTEEEKKLHEKVELIRVKFLRLVYRLGATPEETVAAQVLYRLNLAEGIRHGRQTNRAFSLDNARRKALILEAEGKEDLDFSCNILVLGKIGVGKSATINSIFGEEKTRTDAFNSATTNVREIVGDVDGVKIRIIDTPGLRPNVMDQGSNRKVLSAVKKFTKKCPPDIVLYVDRLDSLSRDLNDLPLLKTITAVLGSSIWFNAIVALTHAASAPPEGLNGAPMTYEVLMAQRSHIIQQSIRQAAGDMRLMNPVALVENHPSCRRNREGQKVLPNGQSWRHQMLLLCYSSKILSEANSLLKLQDPNPGKLFGFRFRSPPLPFLLSSLLQSRAHPKLSAEQGGNEGDSDIELDDYSDVEQDDDEEEYDQLPPFKPLTKAQLVRLTKEQKNAYFDEYDYRVKLLQKKQWKDEIRRLKEMKKRGKTDLDDDYMYANITGENDQDPPPENVSVPLPDMVLPPSFDCDNPTYRYRFLEPTSTVLARPVLDAHGWDHDCGYDGVSLEETLAILNRFPANVAVQVTKDKKEFSIHLDSSIAAKHGDNASSLAGFDIQTVGRQLAYILRGETKIKNIKKNKTTGGFSVTFLGDIVATGLKVEDQLSLGKRLSLVASTGMMKAQGDTAYGANLEARLKDKDYPIGQSLSTLGLSLMKWRRDLALGANLQSQFPIGRGSKIAVRLGLNNKLSGQITIRTSTSEQVQIALLGLVPVAASIYRSFRPSEPSFAY; via the exons ATGGCCACCACCACTGACGCCGCCGCGGTCCCGCCCGTGGAAGAAGAGAgccccgccccggcggcggaggcggcggccgccgccgagggggAGCCGACCAAGAaagtcgaggcggcggcggccgccgaggagGAGAAATTGGAGGGGCAAGGTGAGGGGTTTGGGGGTCCGGAGGCCGAGAACGGCGAGGGGAAGGGTGCCGGAGGCGGGGAGGTggaagaggcggaggaggatggTAAAGGTGGGAGctcgggcgcggcggaggccgacAAGGATGATTTCGGCGGGGAAGCTGTGGCGGTGCCCGCGCCAGCCGTGGAGTCCAAGTCGGACACCGGCGAATCGGTGGAGGCTTCCCCTGATGCATCGGAAGGTGGTGAGAAGGATGGATTgcgggagcagcaggaggaaggAGATGCTGCGGTAGAGGCCAAGGCTGTGGATAAGGTAGCGGATTACGCGGAGTCGGCAGTGGTCGAGGAGAAGCTGGAACCAGAAGAGGacaaggccgaggaggtaggttCTGGGACTGGAGATGGTGGCGAATTGGGCGATGAGAAGGAGGTTGAATTCTCTGCTGAGAGCATGGAGGTGACCAAACCAGAGGATAAGGTAGCCCCAGTTGCTGAAGCTAATGGAGAATTAGATGACAAGAAGGTAGCCAGTGATGATGTGGTGTCTCTGGGAGGTGAAGAAGCCCCGAAAGAATCAACTAACAAGGGTGCTGACGTTGAAGAGGAGGCTGCCAAGCCCGAGCCAGCCAGTGAGGCGAGTCCAGTG GTTGTGAACGATGGAAGCGCAGAGGAGCCTGCTCCTGCATCTGCAAACAGTGTGGTTCAGGATAGCCCAGAGAAAGAACAGAATGCTGAAGACCAGGCTGCTGCCAGTGAAGCTGTGGAAGATGTTGGTGCCAAGAAACTCACAGAGGTTGAAAATGGTGCTGCTGCCCCAGAGTTGGTGCCAGAATCTAGCAATGACAATAATGGTGCTGATGAGACTACTGGTGCTACTGAGGTTGCTGATCATGAAGAGGAGGCTGGTGAAAGGGACATAGTTGTTGCGGAGGCTGTGGCAGATGATGAGGATGGAGTTGGCAACGAGGctgatgaggatgaggatgggGTGAACTCTGACACGAGTCCCGCACGGGTTGCTATCTTAGAGAGCTCTGAAGCTGCAAAGCAGATCATGAAGGAGCTTGCGGAAGGATCCTCTAGTGGTAGTGTGTCTGGCTCAAGAGACTTCAATGATAGCATGGATGGGCAGATTATGCTTGATGATTCagaggatgatgaggatgatgatgggGATGAGAAGGGATTTGATTCTGCTGCCCTGGCCGCCCTTCTGAAAGCGGCGACAGGTGGATCATCAGATGGGAAGATCTCAGTTGCTTCCCAAGATGGTTCTAGAATATTCACCATGGATCGACCTGCTGGTCTGGGTTCATCGGCAACATCTCTAAGGCCTACTGCTCCTCGACAACCTGCCAGGTCAAACCCATACAGCCCCTCGGAACTTGCAGTTACCGCTGATCCTACTGAAGAGATGACTGAGGAAGAGAAGAAGTTGCACGAAAAAGTTGAGTTGATAAGGGTGAAGTTTCTGCGTCTGGTTTACAGGTTGGGAGCTACTCCTGAAGAAACAGTAGCAGCACAAGTGTTGTATCGTTTGAACCTTGCTGAGGGTATTCGGCATGGAAGGCAGACCAACCGAGCTTTTAGCCTTGATAATGCACGGAGGAAGGCCTTAATTCTTGAAGCAGAGGGAAAAGAGGATCTGGACTTCTCATGCAACATACTTGTTCTTGGAAAGATTGGAGTTGGCAAAAGTGCAACCATCAATTCTATTTTTGGTGAAGAGAAGACCAGAACTGATGCCTTTAACTCAGCTACCACCAACGTACGAGAAATTGTAGGTGATGTGGATGGTGTCAAGATTAGAATCATTGATACACCAGGCCTTCGACCCAATGTGATGGACCAAGGATCAAACAGAAAGGTTCTTTCTGCTGTCAAGAAATTTACCAAGAAATGTCCCCCAGATATTGTTCTATATGTTGATCGTCTGGATAGTCTGAGCCGTGATCTCAATGAtttgcctcttctgaaaaccattACCGCTGTTCTTGGTTCATCCATATGGTTCAACGCCATTGTTGCGCTCACACATGCTGCCTCTGCTCCTCCTGAAGGCCTCAATGGTGCTCCCATGACATATGAGGTCTTGATGGCTCAGAGGTCCCACATCATCCAGCAATCCATCAGGCAGGCTGCAGGCGATATGCGTTTGATGAACCCAGTAGCCCTTGTTGAGAACCATCCTTCTTGCAGGAGGAACCGCGAGGGCCAGAAAGTGCTTCCCAATGGCCAAAGCTGGAGGCATCAGATGCTGCTTTTGTGCTACTCCTCAAAGATATTGTCAGAAGCCAACTCACTTCTGAAGCTTCAGGACCCTAATCCTGGGAAGCTTTTTGGGTTCCGTTTCCGCTCCCCGCCTCTTCCCTTCCTGCTATCCTCACTCTTGCAGTCAAGAGCCCACCCCAAACTTTCAGCTGAGCAGGGGGGCAATGAAGGTGATTCTGATATTGAATTGGATGATTATTCTGATGTGGAacaagatgatgatgaagaggaaTATGATCAGCTTCCACCCTTCAAGCCCTTGACCAAAGCTCAGCTTGTGAGGCTCACAAAGGAGCAGAAAAATGCATATTTTGATGAGTATGACTACAGGGTCAAGCTTCTCCAGAAGAAACAATGGAAAGATGAGATCCGCAGGTTAAAGGAGATGAAGAAGAGGGGAAAAACTGATCTGGATGATGATTATATGTATGCTAATATCACTGGTGAGAATGATCAGGACCCTCCTCCAGAGAATGTATCAGTTCCCTTACCTGACATGGTGCTGCCTCCTTCATTTGATTGCGACAATCCCACATACCGGTACCGTTTTCTGGAGCCAACTTCAACTGTCCTAGCAAGGCCTGTTTTAGATGCGCATGGGTGGGATCATGATTGTGGTTATGATGGAGTAAGCCTTGAAGAGACACTAGCTATCCTTAATAGGTTCCCAGCAAATGTAGCAGTTCAGGTCACCAAGGACAAGAAGGAATTCAGCATCCATTTAGACTCTTCCATTGCAGCAAAGCATGGGGATAATGCCTCATCGCTTGCTGGTTTTGATATCCAGACTGTCGGGCGGCAGCTTGCATATATTCTCCGTGGTGAGACCAAAATCAAGAAtatcaagaagaacaagaccaCTGGAGGATTCTCAGTAACTTTCCTGGGGGACATTGTGGCAACTGGACTGAAGGTCGAGGATCAGCTCTCCCTTGGGAAGAGGCTGTCACTAGTTGCCAGTACTGGTATGATGAAAGCCCAAGGGGACACTGCATATGGAGCTAACTTGGAGGCACGCCTGAAAGACAAAGACTACCCAATTGGCCAGTCCCTGTCAACCTTGGGTCTTTCTCTGATGAAGTGGCGCCGGGACCTCGCTTTGGGTGCTAACTTGCAGTCACAATTCCCCATCGGAAGGGGCTCGAAGATAGCGGTCCGACTTGGTCTGAACAACAAGCTGAGTGGGCAGATCACCATCAGGACAAGCACCTCGGAGCAGGTTCAGATCGCACTTCTGGGTCTTGTGCCGGTCGCAGCTTCCATCTACCGGAGCTTCCGGCCCAGTGAACCGTCTTTTGCTTATTAA